The Trichosurus vulpecula isolate mTriVul1 chromosome 3, mTriVul1.pri, whole genome shotgun sequence genome includes a window with the following:
- the LOC118841640 gene encoding 60S ribosomal protein L27-like: MGKFMKSGKVVLVLAGWYSGHRAIIIENIDDGTSYRPYSHALVAGINRYPRKVTAAMGKKKIAKRSKIKSFVKVYNYNHLMPTRYSVDFPLDKTAVNKDVFHNLALKHKARREAKVKFEERYKTGKNKWFFQKLWF, translated from the coding sequence ATGGGCAAGTTCATGAAATCTGGGAAGGTGGTGCTGGTCCTGGCTGGATGGTACTCCGGTCACAGAGCCATTATCATTGAGAACATTGATGATGGGACCTCCTACAGGCCCTACAGCCATGCCTTGGTGGCAGGTATCAACCGTTACCCTCGAAAAGTGACTGCAGCAATGGGCAAAAAGAAGATTGCCAAGAGATCAAAAATCAAATCCTTTGTGAAAGTTTATAACTACAATCACCTCATGCCCACCAGATACTCTGTTGATTTCCCACTGGACAAAACAGCTGTCAACAAGGATGTGTTCCACAACCTTGCACTAAAACATAAGGCAAGGAGGGAGGCCAAGGTCAAGTTTGAGGAAAGGTACAAGACAGGCAAAAACAAGTGGTTCTTCCAGAAGCTATGGTTTTAG